A portion of the Bombina bombina isolate aBomBom1 chromosome 9, aBomBom1.pri, whole genome shotgun sequence genome contains these proteins:
- the LOC128639678 gene encoding trypsin-like — MMKLFLLCVLLGAAAAFDDDDKIVGGYTCGKNALPYQVSLNSGYHFCGGSLINSQWVVSAAHCYKASIQVRLGEHNIVTSEGTEQFINSAKVIRHASYNSRTLDNDIMLIKLASAATLNSYVKAVALPSGCAAAGTSCLISGWGNTLSSGTNYPDLLQCVSAPILTTAQCTGAYPGEITNNMICVGYLEGGKDSCQGDSGGPVVCNGQLQGIVSWGYGCALRNYPGVYTKVCNYVSWIQNTIAAN; from the exons ATGATGAAGCTGTTTctgctctgtgtgctcctgggagcTGCTG CTGCATTTGATGATGATGATAAGATTGTAGGAGGTTACACCTGCGGCAAGAACGCTCTCCCATATCAGGTGTCTCTGAACTCCGGTTACCATTTCTGTGGTGGGTCCCTGATTAACAGCCAGTGGGTTGTGTCTGCTGCTCACTGCTACAAAGC GAGCATCCAGGTCAGACTGGGAGAGCACAACATTGTTACCAGTGAGGGCACAGAGCAGTTCATCAACTCTGCCAAGGTCATCAGACATGCCAGCTACAACTCCAGGACCCTGGACAATGACATCATGCTCATCAAGCTCGCCTCTGCCGCCACCCTGAACTCCTATGTGAAGGCTGTAGCTTTGCCCTCTGGATGTGCCGCCGCTGGCACCAGCTGTCTGATCTCTGGCTGGGGAAACACACTCAGCAGTGGCA CCAACTACCCAGATCTCCTGCAGTGCGTGAGCGCCCCCATCCTGACTACTGCCCAGTGTACCGGTGCCTACCCAGGAGAGATCACCAACAACATGATCTGCGTTGGATATCTGGAAGGTGGGAAGGATTCCTGCCAG GGTGACTCTGGTGGACCTGTGGTGTGTAACGGACAGCTGCAGGGTATCGTCTCATGGGGCTATGGCTGCGCTCTCAGGAACTATCCTGGTGTCTACACCAAGGTCTGCAACTACGTCTCCTGGATCCAGAACACCATCGCTGCCAACTAA